Proteins encoded together in one uncultured Flavobacterium sp. window:
- a CDS encoding NAD(P)H-dependent oxidoreductase — protein sequence MRNLIIYAHPNSASLNHFFKQTVVESLENSGEEVIVRDLNQINFNPVLSLEDMQGQRMGQVADDIKTEQGFIAWADQIIFIYPIWWTGMPAIMKGFIDRVFSYGFAYRYDQGVQKGLLTGKKAIIINSHGKSNAEYETIGMDKALALTSDTGIFNYCGLEVQKHFYFDKADRASAESILEWESQLVSFLSKNEIFEKN from the coding sequence ATGAGAAATTTAATTATTTATGCACATCCAAATTCAGCAAGTTTAAATCATTTCTTCAAACAAACTGTTGTTGAAAGTCTTGAAAATTCAGGAGAAGAAGTTATTGTTCGAGATTTAAATCAAATCAATTTTAATCCGGTTTTATCTCTGGAAGATATGCAGGGACAAAGAATGGGGCAGGTTGCTGATGATATAAAAACGGAGCAGGGTTTTATTGCTTGGGCAGACCAGATTATTTTTATTTACCCAATTTGGTGGACGGGAATGCCGGCGATTATGAAAGGTTTTATTGATCGTGTTTTTAGTTACGGGTTTGCTTATCGATACGATCAGGGCGTTCAAAAAGGATTATTGACGGGAAAGAAGGCAATCATCATCAATTCGCACGGAAAATCAAATGCAGAATATGAAACAATTGGAATGGATAAAGCTCTGGCATTAACATCAGATACGGGAATCTTCAATTATTGCGGACTGGAGGTTCAAAAACATTTTTATTTTGATAAGGCTGATAGAGCTTCTGCCGAAAGTATCTTGGAATGGGAGAGTCAGCTAGTTTCTTTTCTCAGTAAAAACGAAATTTTCGAAAAAAATTAA
- a CDS encoding ribonuclease HII translates to MLEKNFSGFVLETGTDEAGRGCLAGPVTAAAVILPENFENQILNDSKQLSEKTRVLLKPIIEELAVCFSVTHLFPDEIDEINILNASMKGMQECVLKLSQVPEFIIVDGNRSLNAKLGLKNTVGKQFSTTEIELLKSIPNQSIIKGDAKFLSIAAASVLAKTYRDEYMDQIHEEFPMYNWKKNKGYPTKEHREAIKKYGPTKYHRMSFRLLPDQLEFDF, encoded by the coding sequence ATGCTTGAAAAAAATTTCTCCGGATTTGTTTTAGAAACAGGAACAGATGAAGCCGGTCGTGGTTGTTTAGCCGGACCAGTTACGGCAGCAGCTGTAATCTTACCAGAGAATTTTGAAAATCAGATTCTAAACGACAGTAAACAGCTTTCTGAAAAAACAAGAGTATTACTAAAACCTATTATAGAAGAACTTGCAGTTTGTTTTTCGGTTACACATTTATTTCCTGATGAAATTGACGAAATAAATATTCTAAATGCTTCGATGAAGGGAATGCAGGAATGTGTTTTAAAACTAAGTCAGGTTCCTGAATTTATTATTGTTGACGGAAATCGTTCTCTTAATGCAAAATTAGGATTGAAAAATACTGTTGGTAAACAATTTTCTACAACCGAAATAGAGCTGTTAAAATCTATACCAAATCAAAGTATTATAAAAGGTGATGCCAAATTTTTGAGTATTGCCGCAGCCTCTGTTCTGGCAAAAACATATCGAGATGAATATATGGATCAAATTCATGAAGAATTCCCGATGTATAACTGGAAAAAAAACAAAGGTTATCCAACCAAAGAACATCGTGAGGCTATTAAAAAATATGGTCCGACAAAATACCATCGTATGAGTTTTAGGCTTTTGCCGGATCAATTAGAGTTTGATTTTTAA